Proteins encoded in a region of the Enterococcus gilvus ATCC BAA-350 genome:
- a CDS encoding bifunctional 4-hydroxy-2-oxoglutarate aldolase/2-dehydro-3-deoxy-phosphogluconate aldolase, which translates to MSVTMKHEVYEQLVQTKLLPLYTATNLDYLDKVEEILLKNGVPLIEVTFRSDRAAEAIKKLSESGKLTVGAGTVRTLKEAKIAVENGAKFVVSPAVVPEVIEFCLEQEIPVFPGTATPRDIQIAADYGLTVVKFFPADIYGGLDAINALSGPFYDMKFLPTGGITKDNFVSYLDNPHVIGVGGSFILSEKVIMEDNGEKMDRILQSLVEQM; encoded by the coding sequence ATGTCAGTAACGATGAAGCATGAAGTGTATGAACAGTTAGTACAAACAAAGCTGTTGCCGCTCTATACCGCAACGAATCTTGATTATTTAGATAAGGTGGAAGAGATTTTGTTGAAAAACGGAGTTCCGCTGATCGAAGTGACGTTTCGCAGCGACCGTGCGGCAGAAGCCATCAAGAAACTGTCAGAATCAGGAAAATTAACGGTAGGGGCAGGAACTGTCCGTACGTTGAAAGAAGCAAAAATCGCTGTTGAAAATGGTGCGAAGTTCGTGGTGTCTCCAGCGGTGGTACCTGAAGTGATCGAATTTTGTTTAGAGCAAGAAATCCCAGTTTTTCCAGGAACAGCAACACCGCGGGACATTCAAATTGCGGCAGATTATGGCCTTACAGTTGTGAAATTCTTCCCGGCGGATATTTACGGGGGACTGGATGCTATCAATGCATTAAGCGGCCCTTTCTACGATATGAAATTCTTGCCGACTGGCGGAATCACTAAAGACAACTTTGTTTCGTATTTGGATAATCCTCACGTGATCGGTGTAGGCGGCTCCTTCATTCTTTCGGAAAAGGTCATCATGGAAGACAATGGAGAGAAAATGGACCGAATCCTACAATCATTAGTAGAACAAATGTAA